The DNA region ACCTCCCTTGCTCTCCACCATATACATTTTCAACTATGATCTCACTACAACAACATGCCAAGATTTCAACCAAGGTTAATCTTATATAGAACAAAAAAAGTCATATAGTGACGTCATGTGCTTTGACAATTCCACCATCTTTTCAGTAAACaatatgatttttatatttaataagtTAATGAAGAGAATCATTACTGGAATCTTTCTCATAACTGGAATCTTAAAATGATTAAGTAATAAATGGGTTGCTAAATTGAAATTCCTACCAAATCAGAAGAGTTGGAATCAGCTGTCAAGACTCAAGTTGTTGCCTCCAATAATGGATCAGAATCACACTCTCAGATCAAAAGGATCCTTCTTTTTTCCAGAATCTCTAAGCTGGGTGAGTACCATAAATATGGCCAAATAAGTCATTATATAAGGACAGAGACTTTTGCTATTTGTGTTTTTGTCTTTTTCTATTGCTTCTGGTTTATGAATTCAAGGTAGCTGTGGTTCAGTTCTCTCTTCACTGTCAGTCAAAAGAGTATCCAATCCATGTTTGAGTTTTTAAAGATCATGGACCCTTTACTTTTATACCCCTCATCCtacttcatgattaaaaactgaatttttacTCAATTATATACTTGCCTTGCCTTTAGCTGGCCACCCCTTTCAATTTAAGTGTAGATTACAAGATTATTGGCTGAATTGTGTATTTTCAGTTCTTCTGTATCTGCTTGTGTGTATGTGCAGATTTGTCTTGGGTGGAAATTATGCTCActctcttttcatttttcatcccTATTCAGTTGAAATTTTTCATTATTAGAAATGTAGcttgtttggatcaacttcaaTTTTCtcacaatcaatttttaaaccTACAATCTACTCAtagtatgtttggatcagcttgtTTTTCATCAGAATCTATTCTGAAACTCAAAAAGCTACTTACAAAAGCTTCTccctataattgattctggtttCAGAATCAGTTGTAGAAGTATTTCCAAAAATGCATTCTTATggtttcaaaatcaattgtagaagtaTTTCCAAACATGCCCTCCTTATGCATACTTTTGGCTTTGACTTGAATTATGGTTTCTAACGGTTTCAGGTGAATCGCCCTCTCTAATAAGTTCCATTTCAGGTTATCATGTTGCATGAATTTCTGTGGATATGACCTCTTATATTTGGGTGAACTTTTTGTTGAGAATGGTTGTGAATTGTGACATTCTAATAATAGCTTATCATTTTACTTTTTGCTCTCAGGAGTACGACTAATTCATGTTTCTTTCAGGATTTCCCTGATATTTCCAATTTGATCACTTCAATTTCTGAGAGGCTTTTATTTACTCCATTGAAAGTGTATTTGGTGGAGAGCAAGGGAGGTGCCATAGGTTGCATGCTCTTGGCCCTTTTCTTCTTGGGGACATGGCCTGCTGTTTTGACTCTGTTAGAAAGGAGAGGCCGTCTTCCTCAGCATACCTATCTTGACTACTCAATCACCAATCTCTTGGCCGCTCTCATCATTGCTGTTACATTCGGCGAGATAGGAAAAAGCACGCCTAATGAGCCGAATTTCTTTGCTCAGCTTGCTCAGGTAACACGTTTTCATTGTATTCTGCAGTTGTTATCCTTTGCAGGGATCGGTCCCTGCACCTGCAGCTGCATATCGCTAAGCTCTTACCCCCTGAACTATCCTTCGGGGACAAACTTTATCTGTCATTGCATATTTTTAACAATCTGCATAAGTTATCATGTGTAGGATAATTGGCCTTCTGTTCTGTTTGCCATGGCGGGTGGCGCGGTCCTCAGCATTGGAAATCTGTGCACACAATATGCTTGGGCTTTGGTTGGATTATCAGCAGTAACAGTGATTGCAGCAAGCATAAATGTTGTTATAGGTATTCACTGACATATCCACTCCAAAATATCAAATAAGTACTAACTAAGCGAACAAAAATTAGGACATGAAATGAATACTGAAGAAAATACTATAAACTTCAGCTTGCTCCGGTACTAAATTCAATTCTATTGCGTTCCGATTGTAACAGGATCAACATTGAATTACTTTTTGGACTACAAAATCAATAAAGCTGAGATCCTTTTCCCAGGAATTGGTTGCTTTTTGATTGCAGTTTGTCTAGGCTCCGCTGTTCATGCATCTAATACTGATGATAATGAAGTCAAGCTCAACAATTTGTCAAATGATTATAAAGATGGAACCTTGTATGTATTGTTTGCTTACAATTATATTAAGATATGACTATTGAGTGGTGTTAAATTCATGGTTTATGCCCCTTATGATTCCTTAGCACTATTTTCAACTTGCTTTCAGCCCTGTATACTTCCTTTGATCCCTATGCATTCTCTGCCTTCTTATGGAGGGAAAATGTCCCTTGTTTAGGTTCTATCAGGAAACAGAATCAGGAACTTGTAGTTCTTTGACAATGTAAAACAGCTTATTTTATAAAGGCAATACTCACAGTAGAATAAACTAGATGTTTGCATTCAGCACAATTAATGTTATGAGAAGTAACACAATATTTTTGTGTCCTATTTTTTAAAGAATTTCTTTCATGTGTTTTCCCCAACTTTTGAAGCAGAAGCACTTCAGCTGGTTCTGAATTTTGGCTGCTGTAGTTATATAAGTTTCTTGAATTTGATAAGAACTGATTTCATGTTTATAGTTCCTCTTCGTAGGAGTATTAGCATACAGCTGTTAAGTTCTTCCTTTTCATTCACAATGTCAGTCATGCTATTTGATTTTGGTGCTGTTTGCTTTTGCTATCTAAATTTGTGTTGTCTAGAGCTAATTATGTCTGCAACTTGTGTGTTTATGCCAGGATCTCTCTGATAGAAGGAAATAGAGGTACGAAAACTCCGAAAAGGAAAAACTTGTGGGATTGTGTTTATTTGATAACACGCTAATTTGTTCTACCTTTTCAATATACATTGTTTCAGACAAATCAAAGGAACTCGAGAGCGGAAATAGTTCAGAAGACAAATTTGAAGCTGGGACTGCAGTTTTTCTTATAGAGCTCGAGAAAACGAGAGCGATTAAAGCAAGTTACTATAATCTATTGTACTTAATATGTTATGGGAAACAATTAAACAAACATTCTATTAATCAACCAAATCCTTGGCCTTAATCATATATCTCAAGCTTAGATTAAATTCTGCTGCAGGTTTTTGGTAAGGGCATGTTGGTGGGATTGGCTATAACTTTCTTTTCTGGAATTTGCTTCTCCTT from Lotus japonicus ecotype B-129 chromosome 2, LjGifu_v1.2 includes:
- the LOC130739741 gene encoding ureide permease 2-like isoform X1, which gives rise to MDQNHTLRSKGSFFFPESLSWDFPDISNLITSISERLLFTPLKVYLVESKGGAIGCMLLALFFLGTWPAVLTLLERRGRLPQHTYLDYSITNLLAALIIAVTFGEIGKSTPNEPNFFAQLAQDNWPSVLFAMAGGAVLSIGNLCTQYAWALVGLSAVTVIAASINVVIGSTLNYFLDYKINKAEILFPGIGCFLIAVCLGSAVHASNTDDNEVKLNNLSNDYKDGTLISLIEGNRDKSKELESGNSSEDKFEAGTAVFLIELEKTRAIKVFGKGMLVGLAITFFSGICFSLFSPAFNLATNDQWHTLKKGVPHLSVYTAFFYFSVSCFVLGIILNITFLYHPVLNLPKSSLKAYFRDWDGRGWALLAGLLCGFGNGLQFMGGQAAGYAAADAVQAFPIVTTFWGIVLFGEYRKSSRRTYILLGSMLFMFIMAVVVLMASSGQRKNSDH
- the LOC130739741 gene encoding ureide permease 2-like isoform X2 is translated as MTSYIWVNFLLRMDFPDISNLITSISERLLFTPLKVYLVESKGGAIGCMLLALFFLGTWPAVLTLLERRGRLPQHTYLDYSITNLLAALIIAVTFGEIGKSTPNEPNFFAQLAQDNWPSVLFAMAGGAVLSIGNLCTQYAWALVGLSAVTVIAASINVVIGSTLNYFLDYKINKAEILFPGIGCFLIAVCLGSAVHASNTDDNEVKLNNLSNDYKDGTLISLIEGNRDKSKELESGNSSEDKFEAGTAVFLIELEKTRAIKVFGKGMLVGLAITFFSGICFSLFSPAFNLATNDQWHTLKKGVPHLSVYTAFFYFSVSCFVLGIILNITFLYHPVLNLPKSSLKAYFRDWDGRGWALLAGLLCGFGNGLQFMGGQAAGYAAADAVQAFPIVTTFWGIVLFGEYRKSSRRTYILLGSMLFMFIMAVVVLMASSGQRKNSDH